The Zymobacter palmae DNA window AACCGTTCCAACCGCCTCGAAGAACTGTTCGTTTCACTGGTAGATCACAAGGGAAGAGAGATTCGCGGATGAATGCCCAGCAGATCATGGTCGCGCTCTGGACGTTGACCGTTCGAGAAGTTCGCCGTTTCATGCGTATCTGGCCGCAGACGCTGTTGCCGCCATCCATCACCATGTCGATGTACTTTCTGATCTTCGGCAGCATGATCGGCTCGCGCATTGGTAACATCGATGGTGTGGCGTATATCGACTACATCGTGCCTGGCCTCATTATGATGTCGGTCATCACCAACAGCTATTCCAATGTGGCGTCATCGTTCTTTGGCACCAAGTTCCAGCGTTCGGTCGAAGAGATGATGGTGTCACCGATGCCCAGCTGGGTCATCCTGACCGGGTTTGTGATTGGTGGCATGGCACGTGGCCTGTTGGTTGGGCTGATCGTCACGATCGTATCGCTGCTGTTCACCACCGTGCACGTGGCACATCCGCTGCTGACCATCTTGGTAGTAGTCGTGACGTCAGCAATGTTCTCCATCGCAGGCTTCATCAATGCGCTGTTCGCCAACAAGTTTGATGATATCTCGATCATTCCGATCTTTGTGCTGACCCCGCTGACCTACCTGGGTGGTGTGTTCTATTCGATCAACGATCTGCCCGAGTTTTGGCGCAACGTGTCGCTGATCAACCCCGTGCTCTATATGGTGAACGGTTTCCGATACGGTATCCTGAACATCGCCGATGTGGGTATCGGTTGGGCGCTGGCTGTGATCGTGCTTTTCATCGTGGTCATGTTCTTGGCGGCGCTGTACATGCTGGCGAAAGGTAAAGGAATCCGTAGCTGATGAAAACGCAGTCCGAACTTCTGGTTGATGCACCGCTGGGGCATGAATCAGCCTATCCCGAGCAGTACGATGCGTCGCTGCTGTTCCCAATTGACCGTATGCCTCAGCGACGCCCGTTGGGTATCGTTGATGCTGCTGCACTGCCGTTTGTGGGCGTTGATGAGTGGCAGGCGTTCGAGATTTCCTGGCTGGAACCTTCTGGACGGCCGAATGTCAGAATCGGGCGTTTCACTTTGCCGGCGCAGTCGCCTAATCTGATCGAGTCCAAGTCGTGGAAGCTGTACTTGAACAGCTTCAATCAGACCGCATTCGTTTCAGAAGACGAGGTCGTGGCACGTATGACGCGAGATCTCAGTGCCGCCGCCGGTGCGCCGGTTAGCGTCGAACTGCTGAGCGTGGAGGCTTCTTCGCTGGCAGGGCAGGCGA harbors:
- a CDS encoding ABC transporter permease; this translates as MNAQQIMVALWTLTVREVRRFMRIWPQTLLPPSITMSMYFLIFGSMIGSRIGNIDGVAYIDYIVPGLIMMSVITNSYSNVASSFFGTKFQRSVEEMMVSPMPSWVILTGFVIGGMARGLLVGLIVTIVSLLFTTVHVAHPLLTILVVVVTSAMFSIAGFINALFANKFDDISIIPIFVLTPLTYLGGVFYSINDLPEFWRNVSLINPVLYMVNGFRYGILNIADVGIGWALAVIVLFIVVMFLAALYMLAKGKGIRS
- the queF gene encoding NADPH-dependent 7-cyano-7-deazaguanine reductase QueF (Catalyzes the NADPH-dependent reduction of 7-cyano-7-deazaguanine (preQ0) to 7-aminomethyl-7-deazaguanine (preQ1) in queuosine biosynthesis), with product MKTQSELLVDAPLGHESAYPEQYDASLLFPIDRMPQRRPLGIVDAAALPFVGVDEWQAFEISWLEPSGRPNVRIGRFTLPAQSPNLIESKSWKLYLNSFNQTAFVSEDEVVARMTRDLSAAAGAPVSVELLSVEASSLAGQAMPGECLDDLDVAIKHYTPTPELLTKASEEIVEETVYSHLLKSNCPVTGQPDWGAVVIRYRGPRMARDGLLAYLISYRQHQDFHEHCVERIFVDIMSRIAPESLVVSARYVRRGGLDINPTRATPDHALTALPAWPRLIRQ